Below is a genomic region from Seriola aureovittata isolate HTS-2021-v1 ecotype China chromosome 23, ASM2101889v1, whole genome shotgun sequence.
GCTCTAAGGTGTTtgtaaaatctgaataaatgggaagatataaataaatgaggTTATTCTTTGAAACACACCTACTTGTACTCTTCAAGTGCTCTTAAGTTTTGGGATCTAGGTTTGGGGGCATGCATAAAAAACTGacttaaatatgtcacagttcTTGTTATAGATATTATGAGGAAAAAACAGTTCATGTAATATTAATTTTGTTGTGTGGgtagtaaaaatatatttctgatgatgaaatgttctcacaagagaaagaaaaataagagtTTATTCAGATTGAAATCAGTGTGGGAAGAGCTGGGCGTTATAGTGAGGAGGTTAGCGAATGAATGCAGGCACAAGtgcagacatactgtacaaacatactgtatttgtgtgtgtaattatcTTATCTGTGTGTAGCTGCTGGAGCTGTTTGACAGTGAGGACCCCAGGGAGAGGGAGTACCTAAAGACCATCCTGCACCGTGTCTATGGAAAACTACTGGGCCTCCGAGCCTACATCCGCAAACAGATCAACAACATCTTCCTCAGGTAACAGGCTGCGATCTACCCATCCGACGCACAGGACTTAAAGGCGCTGTACATACAGCATTTTAACATCAAAGATTAGCCAACAAAGAAAGACCATTAACAGGGAGAGAAACTGCCTCTGCGACCTTTTCGATGTATTTTTATAGGACCTGCATAAAAGCTAAACGACACACAATTTGCGACTTTAAACCAGTTGTTACTGAGGGCTATGATCGGCTGTGGAGGCTGACAGCTTGGTGAAGAGCTAATTGGGCTTTTCCAAAATAGCATTTGCCTTTTCAGTGTGCCATCCGTCCAACTTATCTAATCTTTGTGGGGTTTCAGACACaatagaaacaaagaaaaaggtgCGCTGAAAGAACTTTTGGTTCCTACAAGAGTTCCTTAATTTTAGTTTATAAGTTTTACTTCCTGATATTTGAAGTTCTTTCtggtaagaaaaaagaaatgagcagCAGGAAGGACAAGGGCTAATGGAAAATGTAGAAACACCAAATGGTACACGTTGCATCTAAAAGGGGtattttgtaaagaaaaagcAGTCTTATGCACATGGACAGACATGCACAACCATGACTGTGCACATTTGCTCTGACAGCCCCGCATCTTCATCCTGCATCTTATGCTGCGAGATGAATCATTGTGTAGTGACACAAATCTCATCAAATTTTAACAAAAGTGCTGTGATGTACAATCACGTTTCATCTCTTCCCCTTCACCAAGTGCGGCTGAATTGgtgtcttttgttgtgtttgcaatATAATTCAAGCGTGACGCTGCAACAAACTCTGTTTCTGCTTCACTTAACTGCTTTTAGTGTAATTGTTTGTGCCTCCTCACAGCTGCAAGGCAAGCATATTTCATTAGCTCATAttgtgcttctttttctttcgtTTGTCTGACGTGATAGCATCACAGAGATTACACAGGAGATGGCAGGAAATTGATCAGTTCTTTAGGAAAGGCGGACATCAGGAGATTTTGAAGCATGGATTCACTTTATGCAAAGAATATGTTTTAGTTGCTTTTACTATTGTGAAACTAGAAACTGCTACTTGGTCTGATGCATCATTGAACGtcactctttgtgtgtgtgtgtgtgtgtgtgtgtgtgtgtgtgtgtgtgtgtgtgtgcgcgctgcTTCTGATCTTCAGGTTCATATATGAAACTGAGCACTTCAACGGAGTTGCAGAGCTGCTGGAAATCCTCGGCAGGtttgtactcacacacacacacacacattttgtagTATATCATGGCCTGACAAATGCATTTAGAGTAAAATTGAATAATAGGCACTCACGGGCTTGTACACGTACAGCAGCTGTATGTGGCCAGCTGCTCCTATTCACCAGACAGCTAGTAACCCAGTGAATTAAACAACTATGAGAAACGACAGGAAAAGCATAACCACTAtgtattcattttcaattttcatcCATGATCATCGCTTCCTTATTCGTATCAAGTGAGGACACCTGTGTGGAGCCCATTGGAGTGAGAATTAAAagatgaggaggggagggaatgAGTAaaaggtggagggaggtggcagggaaatagagacagaaacaagaggTGGGTTTAAGACATAAATGAAAGATGACTCAGACGTTTGTGTAGTTTGTTGTCTCTGCGGCCTGTAGGAGAAATATGAGGAAGATAGAACTGAAGAGAGATCAAGACAGGAAGTCCAACTGATAAACACGTCTTGCTCTCTGcctgagctcacacacaaatCAATGAGAACAAGAATGGAAAGATGACAgtaataaagagaaaaagggggagggAGAAAATGGAGTCTGGGTATAAACAAggtaattttatgttttgtatgtttgtttctctcactcGGTCTACATGCGAAACGGTGAAGGAATACTGGAACATTGTCTTGTTTACATCTTATTTGATGAAGGCGTACATGTAGAGGCTAATTAGCCGGCTGTCTCGTTATCTTAGTGAAGCTAAAGGAAAGGCTAGTTATTGTGTCTGTGCACTTGATGGCATTCTTTGCTTTTTTATCTCAAGCACATTGTGTTGACTGCTCAGTCTCGCCAAGAAATTGACAAATTGATCCAAGAAAATATTCTGTATCTGTGAGAATGACGGCAATGAAACGGTTTCTACAGCGACGCTAGCTTGACATGCAGTTTGCTCGTTTATGTAATTGTGCACTAAGTTGATGGTTAGCCTCAATCTTGAGTTATTGGTGGTTGTATTAATTCTCTTCAGTTCTTTCCACTACTATCATGTCGCCGCCCTGAAGTTTGTCGGTCAGTTACAAACGTCTCCAAGTGTGAAAACTTATGACAGCAAATTCAGGATGATGCTACACTACATGACTTTAACCCCAGTAGCTTTCATGATCATATTAATACATCATGTCACAACCTGTTagaatattttcttattttttatcatatatattttctCTTGTCTGATCCCACAAAGGAATCCTGTGTCTCCCTGTGGTTACAACTCGTTTCTGACACTGAAAGCAGCgtttctgacagaaaacataaagATGGAAATGCAGTTATAGTGAAATATGTACAAACACAGTCTATAGTGGTGACCTATTATATACTATAACTATAGCATTGTAAACATGACTGTTGCattgtgtaaataaattaaattagctTACTATTGCACAGACAGCCACCACGTATAGATGGGAAAGGAGAAACCATCAGATGTAGCTACTTTACATGAGCATGATGATTTCTGAGCCCACACAGTCAGTGACAGCTGTGTGATGTTACATGGATAATGTTTGCGAAGACAAGTATTTGACGCTAATAAGACAGAAATGCAATCAATAATCTGTATTTATGTCAAACATAAACCAAAGCGACTGGAGTGGTTTGTCTTTATTCTTAAAGGATGAAGAAATTCATCCTTTAAGaataaattcattcattgaAACCCATCATCCCACAATCTCACCTGTTAAGGATCAAAAAGGGACTTTTGAGGTTTGAGAATTAGAGGTTAATggagaaaaaagggaggaagGTAGAGGAGAGGATGAATCCAAGGTGAGGAAAGAGGGataagagatggagggaggatgaGCAAGTGAACAGTCAGTGAGTCAGAagtggaggaaagagggagagcaggagaggagagagagaggtttgtATTCATGTTGGTGGTAACAGAGGTATTTATAGCTCCTCCCACACACGGAGGATGCGTTGtacagaaagagggaaagagagagagagagcaagaagaCAGAGGTATTCAGAAAAAGGgtgagagggaggcagagagacagattaGAGGAACAACAGGAGTGAGACATTATTGAAGGAATAAACAGACAAAGCTGCTGTTAGAAAACGAAGGCAGACGCAGACAAACAGTCTTGTCTCAGACTGACTGATGCAAAGACACCGATATCAAACTGACAAACAGCTCCGAGCGCTGCTCGATAAGTGTCATACTTTCCAAGTTTAGTTCCCACTCTTCTGCCGCTCACACTTTTCTATCTGCAGGCTGAACTGCCGCTGTGTCAGTGGAGTAGTGAGCAGAGCAGACCACGCATTTGTCCAGTCACTAGGAAATGAACTCAGTACAAGAATAGACTCCACCACACAGACCAAAGCAGATGTGAACTGGCAGTTTTCGGAGTAATATGTGATGTAAATAGATTGTACTGTTCTCTGTAGAGTTAAATACCATCTTCACCACAGAGGATTACATTATTGGTCGTGAAGTTACAATAGACTTCTAGTGCCATGACATAACGTTTTCTTTCATATCTGATTGTCTAACAGCTGATCTGGATCACCTGCTAAAactatttattgattaatcgattGGTCGACTGATCAAAAATTCATCAACAACCATTCTGCTAATCAATTTAAGTGGGACTGTTTTTtggaacaaaaacaagcaatttgattAAGTCTCTTTGTGGGAAAGGTTTCATTGATTGACCTCAAAATTATTGAAAggttaattaataatgaaatgactTATTAGATGCAGCTTTAATCAACTCAGGACTCTCTGAATCATGTCTCATGTTTTTGACAGATTCTAACTGAAAGAGAGACAATGTGACAGGAATGAAACACTTCGCATTGTTGTTTCTGCCTGGAAGAAAGCAAACATGAACGCGAACTGTGACTGTAACTTTAACCGTCCTTTCGTCTCCTCTCCAGCATCATTAATGGCTTCGCTCTGCCTCTGAAGGCCGAACATAAGCAGTTCCTGGTTCGGGTCCTCATCCCGCTACACACGGCAAAGTCCCTTTCGATCTTCCATGCACAGGTCAGTGATTTAATCCTTAATACATCAACATTTAAAGTTCTTAGTTTACACATTAGACTGTTTCCTTTGGTAGCCTTTGGCCATGAAAACTTGCCAATTGTTTTTGACCcacatttatgtttaatgtgacacgacaaaaaaaaaaaaatacacagcagaAAAATTTGTTGATGTAGTTTGATGTCGTATCTATTCTGACATCATTTCCGCCATCTCAAATCTAAGAACCTCTTGCTAGTGTTTTTCAGGGTGCAAGAGCCACCGAAATTATATTTGTATCTTGTTAAACTAAAACTATTAAATCAAACCCAGATTATTAACATCCTTTTAAGCTTAGTGTGCAGTTCTTCTCCTGACTGAAACATGCTTTACTGTAGGCTGTAGAGACTCCAATCCACCACCTGCCGCAGGATCTGATCTGATCCTTTTCTGTACCTCTGAGCCTGTATTTTCTTCTAGCAGTAACCGAGGTTTTATGTAACGGTTAGCGGTGTCTACGAACATTTGGCTGGAATACAACGTGCATGTTTAAGGAGGAAACATAGGAATCAAGCCCTGAGTGCACCGCAGCAGTGGTAGTGTCTTTTTCCAATGTGTGAAATCTGCCACTAGGAGGCAGAGTTGAGTCACAGAtaacactgcagagagagacacacactcacctttGAATTGAGTGTGTGCCTTTGGTTTGTGCTTTGTGTATGACTATGTGTGTTTGGGCTATCAAAATATTTGATGACACAGATGGTAGtcagtctgttgtgtgtgtgtgtgtgtgtatgtgcctgtgcattttatttgtgtcaCACATTATTTGATTATGCAGAAGGTACAGTTTGTTCTCCACAAATtggtctgtggtgtgtgtgtgtgtgtgtctgtgtctgtgtctgtgtgtgtgtgtgtgtgtgtgtgtgtgtgtgtgtgtgtgtgtgtgtgtgtgtgtgtgtgtgtgagagagtgtgtgtgtgtgtgagagagtgtgtgtgtgtgagagagtgtgtgtgtgtgtgtgtgtgtgtgtgtttatgggtgGTGGAGTgggtggttgtgtttgtgtattctgGGTCTCAGCATCACCGTGCCCTACATTTCTCCTCCCCGTCTCTCCCTGcggttcacacacatacattattcacacgctcaaacacacactcagtttgaGAGGGTCACGGGGGAAACGGCGCGAGGTGGACAGCAGTTTTGCACTCGGTAGGTGTGGCTGCGCAGGAGTGACCCAGTTCTGGAtctaaatatcaaaatataatatcACAGCAGCACCTTTTAATAATCTTGAAGGTTTCTCAACACTGTGAAATACATTTGAGTCATCCCTCCTGTAGTAAGTTCGTAAGGGCTCTCTCATGTGCAGTCAGGTCAGTGAACTGTAATAACAGCTGTTTGAGCTATAGTATGTAGACACAACATGGTTACACATCATGGCTCCAAATAAACTCATCTTTTCTAAGAACCCGGTGAACACatccttgtttttctctgctgtgaaaGCTCCCCGTACGTTAGTGTTTTCCAGGGGTGTCATTTTTTGTGACTGATGATGTTAATACTCTAATTTGATGTGTGCAGTATATGATATCACTTCAGTTCGAACGGTCGCACAACCTCGCTGACGTTTTTATCCATGTCTCGGTTCCATTTGTGATTTTAGCActtttgtatttgtgattttaatcatggtaacgctTCCTTTTCATTTGGGCAGCTGTCAATGACGACATATCCCTGACACGCATGCGTTGGTGTTGTTATATCCTGCCTGAAGCTAAAAATTGACTTTTATTAAGCtttaagttacatttttgagatatactttttacaccttggacATCTTTAACTATGTATCATagccagatgaaggattttagacatcagacatctggatctgaagttatcagagaaaaaagctgaggAGATGTTAGGCAGCTGTCGGGCCACACAGGATCTGTGATGTGCTCCAGTGAGGAGAATTCAAATATCATTTtgacttcaaataaaactgtgaataaCCACGTTTGTACAGTATCTGACAAAGTAATAGAAAGAACCTGTAAAATCCTAGCAAGGTTACTTCTTAATGTGCAGGTCATCACAAATTCCCAGGCGAGGCCAACTCTCTAGAGTGACTTCATCCCCCCAATACAAAGCCTAATTTGACCTGTAGCCTTGACAAATCAATATTGGTAAAACCTCAGCCTTTGAAAGACTACAATGTCCATAATCCTTATCCCAACAACGGCCTGCTGCACCCACAAAGCCCAGCCTGACAACAGAATCCAACATCATATTTACCCCAAGCGATTCCTCTAAAGCCTCGCTAATGCTTTAAATAGTCTGACCGCTCAGCACCTTCATTTTaatccttctctttttcctgcttttctttttattcaagCCTGACATCCCTGCTTTCACCAGTCCCTTTTTCTAGCCTCCGCTCCCTCCTTCCCTGTGCGTCTGTAAGCATGTTGTGGTGTGAGTGAAGGACGGGAAAGTTAGGGATGGAGCAGACAAACAAGAAAGGTACACTGTACTAAGGAAAGGGGATTAgacagggaaaataaaaaagatgaaagcTTCGGATGATGTGAAagccagacagacacagagacagacaatgGAGCTACAGGTCAAGAATGAGACcaagaaagaaacaacaaaaaaaagaaaagaaaagaaagaaaaagctgatCGTCCTACAAAAAGCTACAGAACAACCATCAACAATCTGACAGTACGCAGAAAAAACTGCTCAATCCagcacacatttattttattgacattAGAATGAACTTATGTGAAAGCTGTAAAATGGACCCGCACATTAATAATGTGAGCAAGGCAAAGGTATAAATaggacagaagagaaaagacagaggcagagacaaaaGGTCTAAACTCTATCTCACATTGCCCTTAAgggactttgtgtgtgtgacatcactccttccgaagtaaacacacacacacacagtctccgTCGCCACGGTGCCCACTTGCCACGGCAACCGGCCTGGGTGGAGGGGGCAAccgcaaaacacacacaggcacatgtacgcgctcacacacacacacacacacacacgtacacacttgCTGAATAATGGGAAATGAATGCAGATCATATAATAGGAGACAAGACCTGATGTAgactagacacacacacatacacacacacacattgacacacttgtgacacacacacttctccctTTGGAAAACTTGTCTTTCCGATCTTTAGCAGTGTATAATCCTGAGGGATAAGTGCTGAGATCCCCATTGTCTTCTTGACAGCTTcagggtgcgtgtgtgtgtgtgcgagcgcgtgcgcgtgtgtgtgtgtgtgcgtgagtgctGTTGCATTGGTGTGTGTGCTCTAACATCGTCTCCTCTGTCCTTACAGCTGGCCTACTGTGTGGTGCAGTTTATGGAGAAAGATGCTACAGTCACTGAATATGTAAGACTGATTTGTTACCTTAGTATACTTACAACACAGGCTCATCAATTCTGGTTTGTTACATATTGGcattgttttcagtggaaaagcGCTGATAAATCCACTGTACACACTGACCAGCAGACGGACACGGTTAAAACACTCGCAGGTGAACATAGTGGTGGAGACCAGAtcagagtgaatattggacttatatTCATTCACTCGAACAGTTAAACTTTTGCCCACACTCTGCTGtgaacatccatcacagtttaaagGCTCGCTGATTCAACTTTGATCTAAAATATATAGTTTTCCTGAGCAGTCAGCAATTATTTTAATAAGTGTAGTGCTGTCATTACAGATAGAAATGATGGACTAAACTTGAAATGTTGTGAAAAACtgacattatttttaatattattgcCGGTCACATGACCATCAAACATTATAATCAATATAGTCCTGTAAATAGTTCACCAATGTAAACTGTTGGTCATTCAACTCATTGAGCAATATCAGCACAGTAAGAATGAGACTCAGTGCAAAGTTAACAGCATACTTGATAATGCTCTAGCCAGAGTATGAGCTAATGGAGATGGTGCAGATGGATGCCAGCCAGCCAGCTACCCTGCTGAGCTAATGGCTGCggtgtttatttatattcatgtgtTTCATATTCTCGCTGCAGATCATCAGAGGGCTGCTCAAGTACTGGCCAAAAACCTGCACGCAGAAAGAGGTGAGAcggcagataaaaaaaacaacaacactttgCTGCGAGCATCTTAACctttttgtgtataaaatgtgtgtgttgttacgtgtgtgtgtttaggtgatGTTCCTGGGGGAGATCGAGGAGATCCTGGATGTGATTGAGCCGTCTCAGTTCATTAGAGTCCAGGAGCCGCTCTTCAAACAGATCGCAGCCTGTATCTCCAGCCCTCACTTCCAGGTTAACACCACGCCCCCTTTCTGCATTCGAACCATGCTGCAAACAGTAGTCAGTACCAATAAATGAGAGTCaactcttctgtgtgtgtgtgtgtgtgtgtgtgtgtgtgtgtgtgtgtgtgtgtgtgtgtgtgtgtgtgtgtgtgtgtgtgtgtgtgtgtgtgtgtgtgtggttcaggtTGCGGAGCGGGCACTTTACTTCTGGAACAACGAGTACATCCTCAGTCTGATAGAGGAGAACTGTCAAGTCATCCTGCCGCTGGTATTCGCCACCCTCTACAGAGTCTCCAAGGAGCACTGGAACCAGTCagtggcacaaacacacacaaatgaatacAACTCTTAAGTCCATtaatagtgtttgtttttagcttttGGTCGAATTGGGTGTAACCTTGAGCTCTATCACTGTTTTGATGGAAAATGACTGCATTTGAAAGCGCTCCCAGTCGCTCATCTGTCCAATCAGAGGGAGAGATGTGTTTTATGGGGAGCTCCAATCAGGATAAAAGCCATGGCACTGACCCTTatctcatttggcagatgcctTAAAACGCCTCTGAAAGCTCAAACTGGGACCAGTGAGGAAGAATGCACCAAGTTTTTGATTGGCCTGTCGGTCACCTTatgtgagagggaaaaaaaaaaaaagcagcatccaaaaaaaagtcatctgGCCCCCCGCAGTCATAGTGGAGCTGTGCAGTTTGGTCCCATTGCAACGTGCACCAATTTTGGAGGCAATAAATAATCTATTTAGCTCACAGACACCAAAAACACCCATGTTCCCCTCGTAGGTCATTCATGGTGGTGGCTCATGCTAACACTCAGTGATggaattatcattattataataaaagaatactccattacatttaccAGCAAACTATACTTGAATGTCACTAACACTCATTATAGAGAATGGTCCAGAGTGTTATATTGTAATAAATAGCATCCTgttagattattattactgatgcattaacatgtaagcaACCGTCTAATGTTGCATCTTGTTAAAGTGGAGCAAATTGTGTCTATTTTATACACTGCTGACTTGTGTGATTAACATCATTGTGTTATAACTGATCATATTTTTGGAAGTAATGCTACTTtacaagtataaagtagcatggAAATAGAAATACTTGGTTACTCTCTTCCACTGCTAACACTTAGGAAAGACTATTTACCATTTAGCTTCACAGCTGCTTCAAACTCTTTACAAGCCTCCTATCAACTAACAGGCTTATAACCTACCAGGGATACATGAATGTGTTATTATTCAGGCAACACATACGGTTGCCAGTGGTTCAGCCTCCCCCCAAAAACACAGGCTTTTCTGTCTCCTAACCCACAATCCCACGGGACAGATGATCGGCCAGATTAATTATGTTCTATCTCCGTCCCTCCAGGACCATCGTGTCTCTGATCTACAACGTGCTGAAGACCTTCATGGAGATGAACAGCAAGCTGTTTGATGACCTCACTGCCTCCTACAAAGTGGAGAAACAGAAGTGAGCAtgactcactctgtgtgtgtgtttgtgtatgtgcgtgtgtgtgtgtgtgtgtgtttgtgtcactggatacaacagtgacaacaagaggaagaaatagAAGGCTCTTAAGTCATGGTTGTTTGTTCCATTATCCATCACATTATATTTCTCATTGTAAGCATGTATCGCTTAGGTCATCTTTTGAACGCAGACCACATCATGATTCCACTTTATTCATTTCCCCATTTCAAACTCAAGATATTGGGTAGTACTGGGGAACAAAATATAAAGGACACGTTCagcattttgagaaaaaaagttgtatgtgttttctttgtaaGTGAAATTAGGAGATTCCTATCagtttcgtgtgtgtgtgtgtgtgtgtgtgtgtgtgtgtgtgtgtgtgtgtgtgtgtgtgtgtgtgtgtgtgtgtgtgtgtgtgtgtgtgtgtgtgtgtgtgtgtgtgtgtgtgtgtgtgtgtgtgtgtgtgtaaagtatgAAGGTGGAGACAGGATGTGTtcagcctagcttagcataaaggctgggGAAGAAGCTAGCCTCTGATGTGTATACTCAAGTATACaggtatacagtatatacccaCCTGTGGGCAGGGGATTTACCCCATATGTATCCAACAGTGCGATCATGTTACAGTCCTTCATGTATAGTCTGTGGTGTTTATTGTGCACAAGAGACATTTGTTCCCTGACTTTAGCTTTTCATAGGTACATAGGTACCCCAGTAAATCTGGCTCAATATGTCTCAATGTCTTAGGGACAAACATTGGGGCACAAATGTCAGTTCCCTTGTTCCATGACCCACAAGCTTCAAGTTGACATGAATGCCACTATTTAACTAAAATTGTTAATAAGAAGTAACTGTCTGACAGTGATGACAATGTTTTTACGAGCTGAaggtatcaaaagtaaaagtacttataATTCAGAAAAAAGCCTCCTGTGAGTGTTACATCACTGCTCCAAAGGCATAATGGTGTCAAACCTGGCAAGGCAGACGCCACTGAGCCCTGCTGTTGTTTGCTAAGAAAAAGTTccagcatttaaaaactgaaaattgtcattttaaacCTCTccttttaaaggaacagtttcaTGGAATTTAAAGGGCGGTAGTAAGAATCATAACAATTTCATTATTCTACCTTTATCTCTTCTCAAACCATTCTCTTTCTCCTTATCCTCCATTTCTCATTTGAACAGTCTTTACAACCACTACAACTGCTGCTCGACGAGGGCgagaaatataaatgtgttgcCCGCGAGTCATTGGATGCATCATTAGGTTGTTCATTGGGTCTTTCGATCcttttctcttcatccctctctccttctcttcgaCCTGCCCCTCCAGGGAGCTGAAGCGAGAGAGGGAGCGTGCAGACCTCTGGCGAGGCCTGGAGGAGCACCAGGAGCGCCGGATGCAGATGCTCACCGAGGCCGCCAGGAACCAGCGCAACCTCCAGGAGCGAGGCGAGAGAGGGGACCCGCCGACCCCTTCGTCCCCGCAGACGGCTCACTCCGACCAGCCCGAGCCCAAACCCAGCGGGGCCTCCTCTGGAGCCGGGGAGAGCGCCACCTAGGTGCCGCTCTGCAGCGATTGAATAACACAGGGGTTAGGGGACAGGGAGAAGACAAGAAGCTGATGGCGAAAGTGttgggagacagagaaaggtacaaaacatcttcatctaTCTTGTATCATCGAGGAGGGagctttttatgaaaaaaaaaaaaatttgaaaaaagcgAACAAACTCAGTGATCCAAGATAAAAAATGTACCTTTTTCCTTATGGAGTTGTGTGAAACTGGTTCACTTTTTGCTGTACACACATTACGTTGCAGATCAGAAGATGAATATCGTCCAAAAGTGCAGACTGGCATTTTAAAGTAAAGGCTGGTTTATTAAACTGCAGGTCAGTACCAAAAATCGGTAGCTGGCCTGCTTCAAACCTGCCTCATAATAAGAGATGAAATTTCTCTTTTGGTGCAACACTAACAAAGTTTAACATGTGTCTAACTTGTCTTAACATTTAACCAACCGAGTCTGTACTGTGCCTCGTATTTATCTTTTGGTCACAGATGCTTATTTCATGCGTGGATAGCacaatacattaataaacaaaagaagcaatttcacacaaatgtcccAAAATTATTGCCACACAGACCAGACTCACAAAccctcacgcacacacaaaactacacacacacacgcacacacgcacacacacacacacacacacacacacacacacacacacacacacacaaatccaggCACGTATTTAGTGTAAATAT
It encodes:
- the ppp2r5b gene encoding serine/threonine-protein phosphatase 2A 56 kDa regulatory subunit beta isoform is translated as METTKLPPSSPSSPTTSFSVPSAEKVDGFPRRSMRRARQRRSHSSSQFRYQSSQVELTPLPLLKDAPVAELHDLFCKKLQQCCVLFDFLDCVADLKGKEIKRAALNELVESVATSRGVLIEPLYPEAIKMISVNIFRTLPPSENPEFDPEEDEPTLEASWPHLQLVYEFFLRFLESPDFQPSMAKRYVDQKFVLQLLELFDSEDPREREYLKTILHRVYGKLLGLRAYIRKQINNIFLRFIYETEHFNGVAELLEILGSIINGFALPLKAEHKQFLVRVLIPLHTAKSLSIFHAQLAYCVVQFMEKDATVTEYIIRGLLKYWPKTCTQKEVMFLGEIEEILDVIEPSQFIRVQEPLFKQIAACISSPHFQVAERALYFWNNEYILSLIEENCQVILPLVFATLYRVSKEHWNQTIVSLIYNVLKTFMEMNSKLFDDLTASYKVEKQKELKRERERADLWRGLEEHQERRMQMLTEAARNQRNLQERGERGDPPTPSSPQTAHSDQPEPKPSGASSGAGESAT